The Miscanthus floridulus cultivar M001 chromosome 7, ASM1932011v1, whole genome shotgun sequence genome includes a region encoding these proteins:
- the LOC136465922 gene encoding UDP-glycosyltransferase 82A1-like, which produces MGAEAEHVAARPAASTVVLVPFPAQGHISLMLRLARALAGRGVAAIVAVPDFVHRRLASACGQAGVVVGVELASIDSGVPDDSVDEPPGFAGFARAMEHHMPTSLETMLTTPRGLAGCGVACLVADVLASWAVPVATRCGVPAVGFWPAMLATYRVVAAIPELIDKGLISDHGIPISTKRLNIGEEDKVNGDHQTGGSLHVLPAQLGLSTAELPWLVVDAACQKSRFTFWLQTMERAKSFRSILVNTFPVEAAGDDTGTASQALHGPPSRATTAT; this is translated from the exons ATGGGCGCAGAGGCCGAGCACGTGGCCGCCCGCCCCGCGGCGTCCACCGTTGTCCTCGTGCCGTTCCCGGCGCAGGGCCACATCTCCCTGATGCTCCGCCTGGCGCGCGCCCTCGCCGGGCGAGGCGTCGCGGCCATCGTCGCCGTGCCCGACTTCGTCCACCGCCGACTCGCCAGCGCCTGCGGTCAGGCGGGCGTTGTCGTCGGCGTGGAGCTCGCGTCCATAGACAGCGGAGTCCCGGACGACAGTGTGGACGAGCCCCCGGGCTTCGCCGGCTTCGCGCGCGCCATGGAGCACCACATGCCCACCAGTCTGGAGACGATGCTGACGACTCCGCGCGGCTTAGCGGGCTGCGGCGTGGCGTGCCTCGTCGCCGACGTCCTGGCGTCGTGGGCTGTCCCCGTCGCCACCCGGTGCGGCGTGCCCGCCGTGGGCTTCTGGCCGGCGATGCTGGCAACCTACCGCGTCGTGGCGGCCATCCCGGAGCTCATCGACAAGGGGTTGATCTCAGATCACG GCATTCCCATATCGACCAAAAGATTAAACATTGGTGAAGAAGACAAAGTAAACGGAGACCACCAGACTGGCGGCAGCCTCCACGTATTGCCTGCACAGCTAGGCCTGAGCACCGCAGAGCTGCCATGGCTTGTGGTCGACGCGGCGTGCCAGAAATCAAGGTTCACCTTCTGGCTTCAGACCATGGAGCGCGCAAAGAGTTTCCGCTCTATCCTTGTCAACACCTTCCCCGTCGAAGCCGCCGGCGACGACACCGGCACTGCGTCACAGGCTCTGCATGGTCCTCCAAGTCGGGCCACTACTGCCACCTAG